In the Candidatus Electrothrix rattekaaiensis genome, one interval contains:
- a CDS encoding 3-isopropylmalate dehydratase large subunit produces MGQTIAEKIFAAHLRDSPTPENMVLDIDVIMCHEITTPIAIMDLVDKGMDRVIDQSRIKAVIDHVTPAKDSKTATQAKIMRDWARRHEIKDFFDVGRNGVCHALFPEKGFIRPGNTVIMGDSHTCTHGAFGAFAAGVGTTDLEVGILKGVCAFRKPKSMKIEVTGTLPTGVYAKDVILKIIKQLTVNGATDMVMEFCGPVVAEMNMSSRMTLCNMSVEAGATSGLCLPDKVTAEYLWPFILEDYASIEAAVEAFSTWHSDPDAKYAKTMTLDVSDLRPQVTYDYKPDKVKDIDELVGTKIDQVYIGSCTNGRIEDIRAAASILRGRTIADSVRGILTPATPAIYSQALEEGLIKIFMDAGFCVLNPTCGACLGMSSGVLAEGESCASTTNRNFNGRMGKGGMVHLMSPLSAAAAAVTGEITDPAQFIN; encoded by the coding sequence ATGGGACAAACCATAGCTGAAAAAATTTTCGCAGCCCATCTGCGCGATTCCCCCACACCGGAAAACATGGTCCTTGATATCGATGTGATCATGTGCCATGAAATCACCACCCCCATCGCCATCATGGATCTGGTGGACAAGGGTATGGACCGCGTGATTGACCAGAGCCGAATCAAAGCGGTTATTGATCATGTAACCCCGGCCAAGGATTCCAAGACCGCCACCCAGGCCAAGATCATGCGGGACTGGGCTAGGCGTCATGAGATTAAGGATTTCTTTGACGTGGGCCGCAACGGAGTTTGCCATGCCCTGTTCCCGGAAAAAGGCTTTATCCGCCCAGGCAACACTGTCATCATGGGCGACTCCCACACCTGCACCCACGGGGCCTTTGGTGCCTTTGCTGCCGGTGTGGGCACCACAGACCTGGAGGTGGGTATCCTCAAAGGCGTCTGTGCCTTCCGTAAACCCAAAAGCATGAAGATCGAAGTTACCGGCACCCTGCCAACTGGTGTGTACGCCAAGGACGTGATCCTCAAGATCATCAAGCAACTCACTGTGAACGGGGCTACTGATATGGTCATGGAGTTCTGCGGCCCGGTGGTGGCGGAGATGAATATGTCCTCCCGGATGACCCTCTGTAATATGTCGGTGGAAGCCGGGGCGACCTCCGGGCTCTGCCTGCCGGACAAGGTAACGGCTGAATACCTCTGGCCTTTTATCTTGGAGGATTACGCCTCAATAGAGGCGGCTGTGGAGGCTTTCAGCACATGGCATTCTGATCCTGATGCTAAATATGCTAAGACCATGACGCTTGATGTGTCTGACCTCCGTCCTCAGGTGACCTATGATTATAAGCCGGATAAGGTCAAGGATATTGATGAGCTGGTCGGTACCAAGATTGATCAGGTCTATATCGGCTCCTGTACCAACGGACGCATCGAAGATATCCGGGCGGCGGCCTCTATCCTGCGAGGACGCACCATTGCCGACTCGGTACGCGGTATCCTGACCCCGGCCACCCCGGCGATCTACTCCCAGGCCCTGGAAGAAGGATTGATCAAGATCTTCATGGATGCCGGATTCTGTGTGCTCAACCCTACATGCGGGGCCTGCCTCGGGATGAGCAGCGGCGTGCTGGCTGAGGGCGAATCCTGCGCCTCGACCACCAACCGGAACTTCAACGGACGTATGGGGAAAGGCGGCATGGTGCATCTGATGAGTCCGTTATCCGCCGCTGCTGCGGCGGTCACCGGAGAAATCACTGACCCGGCCCAGTTTATCAACTAA
- the wecB gene encoding UDP-N-acetylglucosamine 2-epimerase (non-hydrolyzing), which yields MKVLTIFGTRPEAIKMAPVIHALAAVPEFTVKVCVTAQHRQMLDQVLELFSIKTDYDLDVMQDDQDLFDLSSRILISLREVLQREKPDFVLVQGDTTTCFIGSLAAFYLRIPVGHIEAGLRTADIYAPFPEEANRAMTSRLAAIHFAPTEQACRNLYNEGIAQDTVHLTGNTVIDALLWVRQQAGAEINPEPFGSAAPLVQEGRPYVLITGHRRENFGHGFQNICEAIAVLADRHPEIGFIYPVHLNPNVQQPVNALLGKKKNIHLIPPLDYAPFVQAMGQARLILTDSGGVQEEAPSLGKPVLVMRESTERPEAVEAGTVRLVGTDKELIIRETERLLTDENAYQSMAGKSNPYGDGQAAARIVRGLSTFWANQKDRTVCP from the coding sequence TCAAGGTATGTGTCACGGCCCAACATCGCCAGATGCTGGATCAGGTACTGGAGCTTTTTTCCATCAAGACGGACTATGACTTAGACGTCATGCAGGACGATCAGGATCTCTTCGATCTGAGCTCGCGGATTCTTATCAGCCTGCGCGAAGTCCTGCAACGAGAAAAACCGGATTTTGTTCTTGTCCAGGGAGACACCACCACCTGCTTTATCGGCAGTCTGGCAGCTTTTTATCTCCGCATTCCTGTCGGTCATATAGAGGCTGGGCTACGCACGGCTGATATTTATGCGCCGTTCCCAGAGGAGGCGAACCGGGCCATGACTTCGCGACTGGCTGCGATCCATTTTGCTCCTACAGAACAGGCTTGCCGCAATCTGTATAATGAGGGCATTGCGCAAGACACTGTGCATCTGACCGGTAATACGGTAATTGACGCTCTACTTTGGGTAAGGCAACAAGCAGGTGCAGAAATCAACCCTGAACCCTTTGGTTCGGCAGCCCCTCTTGTCCAGGAGGGCCGACCTTATGTTCTGATCACCGGTCATCGCCGGGAAAACTTTGGCCACGGTTTCCAAAATATCTGCGAAGCCATTGCTGTACTGGCGGACAGGCATCCAGAAATTGGTTTTATTTACCCTGTCCACCTGAACCCCAATGTGCAGCAACCGGTGAATGCCCTGCTCGGCAAGAAAAAGAATATCCACCTTATACCACCGCTGGACTATGCTCCCTTTGTCCAGGCAATGGGGCAGGCCCGGCTGATCCTGACCGATTCCGGCGGGGTACAGGAAGAGGCTCCCTCACTGGGCAAGCCTGTGCTGGTCATGCGTGAAAGCACGGAACGGCCCGAGGCGGTAGAGGCGGGCACGGTTCGTCTGGTCGGGACAGACAAGGAGCTGATTATTCGGGAAACAGAACGTCTTTTGACCGACGAAAATGCCTACCAGAGCATGGCGGGCAAGAGTAATCCCTACGGTGATGGTCAGGCTGCAGCACGTATTGTAAGGGGTCTTTCAACATTCTGGGCCAATCAAAAAGATCGGACCGTCTGCCCCTGA
- a CDS encoding 3-isopropylmalate dehydratase small subunit, whose translation MKEFGGSAFFIDRDDINTDEIIPAKYLTEITKRALQPHLLEDLFLDGKEFDTQAENFQQASVLVTRSNFGCGSSREHAVWALEVNDINVVLGESFARIFRQNMFNCGILAVELSKADIDQLFALALGDGAIKIGIELDKDTVVAENGKGEKVECSFSMNPFDKELVAAGGWLAYADQKY comes from the coding sequence ATGAAAGAATTCGGCGGTTCAGCCTTTTTTATAGATAGAGACGATATCAATACGGACGAGATTATTCCGGCCAAATACCTCACCGAGATCACCAAGCGGGCCTTACAGCCTCACCTCTTGGAAGATTTGTTCCTGGACGGAAAGGAGTTCGACACCCAAGCGGAGAATTTCCAGCAGGCCTCTGTGCTGGTGACCCGCTCCAACTTTGGTTGCGGTTCCTCCCGTGAGCATGCGGTCTGGGCCTTGGAGGTCAATGACATCAACGTGGTCCTTGGTGAGAGCTTTGCCCGTATCTTTCGCCAGAATATGTTCAACTGCGGTATCCTGGCAGTGGAGCTGAGTAAGGCGGATATTGACCAGCTCTTTGCCCTGGCCCTGGGTGATGGTGCAATCAAGATCGGTATTGAACTGGACAAAGATACCGTGGTTGCTGAGAACGGTAAGGGAGAGAAGGTGGAGTGTAGCTTCTCCATGAATCCCTTTGATAAAGAGCTGGTGGCTGCTGGCGGTTGGTTGGCCTATGCGGATCAAAAGTATTGA